One Rissa tridactyla isolate bRisTri1 chromosome 1, bRisTri1.patW.cur.20221130, whole genome shotgun sequence DNA segment encodes these proteins:
- the CLDN14 gene encoding claudin-14, with protein sequence MASSAVQLLGFSLSLLGLIGTLIATILPHWWRTAHVGTNIITAVAYMKGLWMECVWHSTGIYQCQIHRSQLALPRDLQAARAMMVISCVLSALACVIAVIGMKCTQCAKGTSAKASIAVSGGIVFILAGLVCLVPVSWTTNDVVTDFYNPILPSGMKYEIGQALYLGFVSASLTILGGALLCTSSQCGGNETPYQTQPDSVRRTAPSYRPPTAYKGNHASSLTSASHSGYRLNDYV encoded by the coding sequence ATGGCAAGCTCGGCTGTTCAGTTACTTGGCTTCTCTCTAAGCCTGCTCGGCCTAATTGGGACATTAATTGCTACTATTCTGCCACACTGGTGGCGGACGGCACATGTGGGCACCAATATTATAACAGCTGTAGCCTACATGAAAGGGCTTTGGATGGAGTGTGTCTGGCACAGCACCGGCATCTACCAGTGCCAAATCCACCGCTCCCAGCTGGCGCTGCCCCGTGACCTCCAAGCCGCCCGTGCCATGATGGTAATTTCCTGCGTCCTTTCCGCGCTGGCGTGCGTGATCGCTGTCATCGGTATGAAGTGCACCCAGTGTGCCAAGGGGACTTCTGCCAAAGCCTCCATCGCCGTCTCCGGGGGCATAGTTTTCATCCTGGCCGGTCTCGTTTGCCTGGTACCTGTTTCTTGGACCACTAACGACGTGGTTACCGATTTCTACAACCCCATACTTCCCAGCGGGATGAAGTACGAGATAGGTCAAGCTCTTTACCTTGGCTTCGTCTCTGCATCTTTGACGATCCTCGGCGGCGCTCTGCTGTGCACGTCAAGCCAGTGTGGTGGGAATGAGACACCTTACCAGACGCAGCCCGACAGCGTAAGAAGGACTGCTCCCTCCTATAGACCACCAACTGCCTACAAGGGAAACCATGCTTCTTCCCTGACATCTGCTTCCCATAGCGGCTACAGATTAAATGACTATGTGTGA